The genomic DNA GATGTATTTCACCAAGGGAAACCAGATGGTTTCAATTCGCAAGACTGGCAACTTAAAAAATCTTTGAAGATTGCGCCTCCGACTCTCAAAGAGTACAGGATATGACCAAACAGTAGCTAGTCTCTCAATACTGACCTGTTTGTGTATTTGTAAAAGGCAGACAACAATTGCAAGAGTTAAGTATTCAGTTTTTTTGAGTTGACTTGACAAGCAATTTTGGTAAAATAAAGGAAGCATTTAATTATTCTGGGGGTTGTTGAGAACGATCGCCCATTTTTTTTACCACAAAACGTCTCAAAGCGCTATAGGTAAGGCTTTTGACGGGGTTGTCACCCCGTCAGGTAGATTGGTTCATAATGCGCGATCGCGAACGAGTTTAAAATGAGATAGACTCATGTTTGACTATAAAATTATGGCAATATCCAAAGGAATCATTACAGCTTTCCCTACTAATACCATTTCTCTAAAAGTATGCTACAGTCCACATCGTTGAGTTTACTACATAGAATCAACCTACTGTTGCTACTGTTGCATTAATTTGGAGAAATGGTATTACCAAGGATTACCAATCATCCTAAAAGCCGCCCAATAGTAAGGATGAGATAAATTATCATTGCTTCTTGTGACCAGTTCCAGCGGCAGCAGCAGCTCCCCAGAACCAGTATGCAGCTTGCCATTATTGATTTGGATTTGCCCTCTAATCATAGCTATTTGCGCCTCCTGTAGCGCTTGGGCCTTAATCGGTGTACTTTTCAAGTGCTGATATAACTCCGTCATCAGCCCCAAAGTCCCTTCATCGCTAACGTACCAGAGACTAGCCACAGCCGACTTCACACCCCCCTGCACTGCTAACCCCGCAAAACCCAACTCCGCCTCCTCATCTCCCACAGCAGTTTTACAAGCACTCAGCACTAATAGCTCAACAGGGGGGTTATTCCATTTCAGTTGCCGCAACTGATCCAAGCGTAATTTCGTATCCCATAACTGAATGTAGGAGTTGCTAGGATTTCCCCCCTGAAATTCTGCGTGTGTTGCCAAATGAACGATCGCATAAGGTTGTTGCTGACGTTCTCCCTTCAGATTTGCCAGAGTAAAGCCTTCATTCAAAAAAGATTTACCCTGCCATAACTGCGGGGTGATAGTTGATAATTCCAATGGTACTGCTGGTAAAGGATTGAGATGAGCAAATCGTGAGGCCCCCATCGCCAGCACTTTGGAATTTTTGATATTGACGAAGCGAGTATCAGTCAAACTGAGACTAGGCATCTGACCAATACTGTATCGCTCGATCAAAAACCCCTTCCCATCGTGCAATGCTGCCATTGGGAGCGATCGCAATCCGGTATCGGAAACAAAAGACAAATTCTTGATGCCCTGTGTTTGCAAATCCGCTTCTAGCGGTGCAACTATCAATTTATATAGTTGCTGAGCTAAAGGCAAATAGCTTGTAGTATTACGTTTTCTAGGATTAGTTACTTCTGTGCGAAAGTCTTGGGCTAGTGCGACGACTTGGGCGCGAGTAGTATGCGAGATGCGCTTGCGAATGGGAACTCCTTTAGGCGTAACTATCAGCATTTCCAGTTCGTCACTAGGTTGAATTTGCCGATCGATTTGCAGAATTGAGGATATATTTTCTAGTTGATAAGCACTAGAACCTTTCGGCATAAAGCCGATATAAATGATTGCTGGTTTAACTCCAGTCGTCTTTTCAATTCTCGTTAGGATATTCTGGGCATCTTGTAATGTTGCCATCCGAGACGGGTAAGGCAAACTTAGGTATTTGACAAAATCGCGAGTCAACCTTTCCTCTTGGGGGAGAACAATAGCATTGGGATTAATTGGTAAATCAGCAATATTGATTTGAGGAGAGGGCGATCGCGAATTTTGTTCCAAAGAATTTGATATTTGATTCTGCTGTTCGAGATTAAGCGGAAATGGCGAACTTAGCGCGGGTACTGGTGCGATCGCTGGTGTCGGATTTATTGTCGTTGTCCGATCTAGATTTGGTATTAAATTCAACACAGGCGTTTGGTTGAGAGTCGGTATCGGTGCCGGTGTTATAGCGATTGATAGTTCAGAAAGCAATACAGGTGTGATATTGACTGTCGGTGCAGGAATTAAAGTAACTGCTGGTGCTGGCGTGACATTGACTGTTGGTGTTGACGCAGCAGGTACAGGCGCGATATTGACTGTTGATACTGGCGCAGCTACAACTGACGCGGGTGCTGGTACTGGCATTGGGGCGATATTGACTGTTGATACTGGCGCAGCTACAACCGACGCGGGTGCTGGTACTGGCATTGGGGCGATATTGACTCTTGATACTGGTGCAGATGCCGATACTGGTGCTGGCGCAGATGCTGGCAGAGGCGGCAGATTAATTATTATGGGTGCTGGCGCGGGTTCTGGTGTTGGTGCGGGTTCTGGTGTTGGTGTTGGTGCTGGTGCGGGTTCTGGTGTTGGTGTTGGTGTTGGTGTTGGTGCGGGTTCTGGTGTTGGTGTTGGTGTTGGTGCGGGTTCTGGTGTTGGTGTTGGTGTTGGTGCGGGTTCTGGTGTTGGTGTTGGTGTTGGTGTTGGTGCGGGTTCTGGTGTTGGTGCGGGTTCTGGCGTTGGTGTTGGTTCTGGCGCGGGTTCTGGCGTTGGTGTTGGTTCTGGCGCGGGTTCTGGCGTTGGTGCGGGTTCTGGCGCGGGTTCTGGTGTTGGTGCTGGTTCTGGCGCGGGTTCTGACGCTGGTGTAGAAGCAGTTATATCAATAACCGTTGGGCCTCGCCGCTGAGGTAAGGGACGATCGTAACTTCCATAGGTAATGCTATTAGGCTGAGATGTTCCTCCAGTGACAATGCTGCCAGCAGTACCGTTCAGCCCGTTATAGTCTGGCCCTACAGTGAAAGGAGTATTTAAAGCTGTTCCACCGTGACGGATTGTGATAACTCCAGCGTTAGCGCTGCCGGTGGTGGCGGCGGAAAGACTACAACCTTCTGAACAGAAGGGCTCTGAAATGAAACTGCCTGTAGCCCGAAAATAACGACCCGCTGTAATATCAATATCGCCCCCCGCTGTTCTGCCTTGGGTGTTGATGAAGACAACTTCGATGTCATCCTGGGGATCTAGTGTCACCGATCCGCCTTGCTTATCCTCAGAATGCGCGTCTATTTCTCCGGCTTTAATGCTTAATAGAGCAGAAACAATTATGTCTCCTCCATCTCCATTTTTGGCATCTGACCAAGAACTGAGATTGCCTGCTTCTATAATACCTGTGCGGCTGGTAAGGGTAATATTTCCGCCGTCAATTGTCTTAGAATGAGAGTCGATCGCACCTGCATGAATGTCTGTTTCTGCTTCTAGCGCGATCGCGCCCCCTTCAGAAGTGACAGTGGTTTTGGCGATGTCGATGCTGCCATTGCTGCTGCTAAGGCTAATTTCACCGAGGCTGGTACTGATGTTACCACTCGCAGTTAAGTTGCCTGTAGCACTTAAAAGTATGGGGCCGCTGCTAGTAGATGCAACTGTGGTGAGGTTGCCGTTGATGGTAATGTTGCCTGCTGCTTGAATAGCGATCGCGCCTGCATTTACTTCCTGCGTTGCTACATCCCCAGCAGCTACCGTTTGGTTTCCCCCTGTGAGAACCACTTGACCGCTTTCATTCACGCTAATGCCTGTGGCGCTATTTTTACCAGCACCCGTCAATAGTTCTGGCAAAGTCGCGATCGGCAGCGTCCAAGGTGTTGGCTGTCCTTGAGGGCCATCTAATGTATTAGTAGTTGATGAGGAGGCTTGGTCAGTTTTAGCTGGTTTGTTAGTACTATCGCCCCCTGACAAAGGAGCGATCTCCAAACTCAGCAAATGCCCTTCTTGACTGATACGCACCAAATTCTCAGCGGGAACTGAGACAACAGTAACTTGACCATCTGGGGCCGACAAAGTGCCAATGCTAATAACTGTCCCGCCCAGCAAGGTTAAATTTTGCCCTGACTTTACTGCTAAATCCGCTGAGTTGATAATAGTCCCTGGTTGACCGGAAGGAAAGGCAAAACTGCTGGGTGTCCCCACCAGAGTTGCGTAGTCATTTGTACCTTCGGCATTAAACCAGTTAGCTCCAATTCCAATACCTGTGGCAGTAGTTGCTGTGAAAGAACCAGGCACGTTTAAGCTGGCATTAGCGCCAAAGATTATTCCAGATGGGTTGATTAAAAATAGATTTGAATTACCTCCGGTTACTTGAATTAAGCCATTAATTATGGAAGCGTCGCCGCCAATAACGCGAGCTAAAATATTGCGAATATCAGGGTTAGAGATAAAGTTGGCAATCTGACCTTCTGATAAGCCAAATTGCTGGAAGCTGTGGAATAAATTAGCTTTATCGCTGGAGAGTTGACCGCCTTCTATATCGAAGTGCTGACCTTCAGGAGTAACCTTTGTACCTGTTCCGTCTGTAGCTGGAACAATGGTCTGGGCTTTAATTGAAGGTACTTGAAAGCAAAAGCTAAAAACTAAAAATAATAATGGAAATACAAGCTGATTTCTTATTTTTTTTAATTCCGAAGATTCTAACTTAAGCTTATTTCTTGCCGTGAGAAATAAACTCTTATTTTTAATATAAATTTTCATGTCTTTGGCAAGGTTTAGTGTTAATAGAGATGTGCGGCGATGCTTAGATAAACCCTGCATATTCTCTATTAATAGAGAAGCTATAAATTAACTACATTTAAGTGATAACTTTTTGTCTCCGTTAGCCGCATCTTCCCAAGGATATATTTATTAGATCAAATTTTATTTTAAAATAACCTTAACTTTCCTTACGTCCCGTTTTATGGTACTCTGGTTGCTTAAAAACTGTCCGAAGTATTGAGTTCAAATAATCAACTAATTTACGCATGAAAAGCAAACCCAGTTTTTGAGAAACTGCGCTTTTATACTATTTTCCGACTCATCCAGTTAACGGCTACTTCGGAGAGCTCTTAACACTGGGAGAGGGGCCAGGCGGGGTACTAGCTCGATCGACTTTTTTCAGTTGCACAAAAGCATCGTAGCGAATGGTGCGATCGCTCACCACAGCAGTTGTTACCCCAATAGAACGAATGGCATCTACCCACATTTTCTGATTAGGTGGAAGTTCAGGGATGGCGAGGTTTTTGGGGTTGAAAGCCCGCTCGACATCGATAAAAAAGTTGCCATTATTGGGTGTAAGTTCCGATCGCATCGTATTCTCGAAAATTTCGCTTCCTAGTAGGGGGTTGCTAGGCGCAGGTAAGATCGCATTTGTCACTGGGGCTCCCACTGTCATAAACGCCACGTTATTTTTCATCCAGCCGCGAGTGACGCTTACTCCCCCAAAAGGTGCTGTCCACTTAACTGCGGGTTGACCCCCAGCTTGAGTTTCCTCAACTTTGAATTTCTTAGTTTTCATCACCTCATCTAATTGTTTAAGGGATTTATCTGCGGCTTTGCGATCGCTAGCTTCTACCATAAACACAAACCCCGCCCCAAACTTCCCCGGAGTAGTTGAAGCCGCAGGCGCAGGAATCAGGGACAGGGAAAATTCTCCCTTCATCCAGTTGATGAAATCCTTATCCCAATCCATACCAGTGCTGGATTTGAGCCCAGATCGCACTGATTCGGGAGGGAGGGGCGCGATCGGGTTGCTATCCGCACCCTGGGCGTAATCCTGCCACAAACGTTGGAAATTGCCGCCCGATATAGCGATTAGCGTATTATTGGGGAGACGGGTGAGCATTTGTTCGGCATTATTTTCTACTGCCAGTTTTTTCTGGGAGTTAGGTTTCAGCCAAGAAATCGATTTAAAGGCCATTCCCTCTGATTCCAGGGTAACTGCTGTGGCAAACCCTTGAGTTTCCAGTTTCTCTAGATTTTGCTGTGAAATTGGCCGTGCGGAGTTGAGGGAAGCGTAGGCGGCGCTAACTGGGACGTTGAAATATACTTGAGCGAAGGGCTGATTAGTTTTAATTTGTTCTAAGGACTCTGCAAAGCCGGGGGTTGTGGCTAGGGAGGCTTCGCCTTTGTAGGTGTCGATCGCTCGATCTGTGGCCTTGGCATCTGTGGTAACGACGAGATATTCTGAGCCAAGGACGGCGACTGATAAGTTGCGATCGGGTACTCCTTGGATTTCGGCAACTTTAATGCCTTTGTAATTGCGCTCAACCATTTTACCTTGATTGACAGGCTTAGGCTGGGCTAGCAGTTCTTTTGCTTTAAGGGGGTTGGCGATCGGCATGACGACGGCGACTGACTGTTGCGCGGGGGCCACTGAGGAGACGGGTGGGGCGCTATGATTTGGTAGGAAGGCGATCGTGACTTCTTTGCCTACCCAAGGCTGGATGTCTTGCTGGTAGCCGTAGCCATTAGCAGTTAGGAGGCGATCGCGCAAGTCTCCTAAGATGCGATCGAGAGCAGCTTTCGACTCTGGAGTGCCATACTCCCGCAGTTTATCCCACTCTTTGCTATCAGTGGAGAGGGAAATGGTCATCATCGCATCCTGCGGAATAACGCTAGCACCTAATGGCAGATCTTTGGTGGGGCCCCGTGAAACGATTAATAAATAGGCTCCGATACCACCAGCAATTAGTAAAACGGCGGCTCCAACGGTGAGCATTAAGGAAGTTTTATCTTTTTTTAGCATTCGTGGCAACGGGCGATGGGTGTAATAGATGAGTTCAGCAAAGGAATAGCTTGATTAGGATTTACCTCGAACCATGAGAGAAACCGGGTTTCTGGTTTAAATATTTGTCCCTATTCATGTTTCTGCCTAAGTCCTATCTATGATAGTCTCTATGATAGTCTATCGCTAATTGACAAATTTTTCGCGATCAATCCAGAGAATAGGGTAATCGGAATGAATAGATCTCACTTTCTTTTTTAAAGATGTCTTTAAGAACAGAACTAATTTTAATTTATAACTATTCACTATAATGATACTTACAAGCAACTATCACAATCTCTTCATCCGTAACCTGGTAAACTAAACGATGTTCGTTATCAATGCGCCTTGACCAAAAACCACTTAAATCGTATTTCAGAGGTTCAGGTTTACCTAATCCTTCAAACGGTGAGCGATCTATATCTTTAATCAGTTCGACAATCTTGCGATAAATCTTTTTGTCTAATTTTGCCCATTCATTAAATTCTGCAAAACCAGATGATTCAAAAACAATTCTTCTGCTCATTGCAAATCCTCTAAGTTAACTTCAACTAAATTTTGCCGAGTTTTAACATTTTCAACGGCTTTTAAAAGTCGATTCTTGTTGACTTCGGATTTTAAAAGATATTCGGTTTCATCAAACTCAGAGACAATTATCTCAATCTCTTTATCTCCAAAAGTTGCTTTGATTTGTTCTACAAAATTATGATTTAATTCGCTGGCTTTTAAATGATAAACTGTTGACATCGTTTTTACCTCTTTCGGGTTATGATAATTATAGAGTAGCACATAGGCTGTGAAACACAATTACTACAATCCTAGCAGTCCATAATTTATTGGTATCCTTAAAAAAACGCAATTCCACTCGCATTAATGTCTGGCTTTAAAATCCTTAAAAATTGTCTGCAACGAATACATCAGCCGGTTCACATCATTTGTCCCCCCTGGAACGATATTAAGTTCCCACTTTTTCCGTGCCGTTGTCAATAACTTGGCGACAGAATCAGAGGAACTATTGGAGATAAAATAGCTACCACCTTCATAACGGATATCTGACGCTAATCCGATAAAAGAACCAGCAATATCGAGTTTTAGCGGTGATGTATAATACTGCGATTTAATGGCGATAATTACCTGAGAATGTCGCGGTTCGCGGTTGAGCAATCTACAGAGGTCTGCTTCTTTTTGGTACAATACTAATAGGTTGCATTCGTGGAGGACACCTGCTCTTCCCTGAACTTTTACGCCGATGTGAACTTCTAGAGGTGGCTTATTAGGAAATTCGATCGCAGCATGAGTATAGGGATGTACAGTTCCATGAATTTTACCCGGATTTTTTCTAAATACTAAAGAGTTAGGATTCCCATCGAATACATCTTTATAATAAATCTCTCCTTCTTCATTAGCAATCGCCTTCAATAAAATGGTGAACAGATAAATATTAAAAATATTGGCTTGCTCAACATAAGCATTAAAATTACGGTCGCTCGCCCCGTTTAACTTGAAGCCAATTTGCTGAATTAGAGTAGATATTTCTCGGCTATCTGTTGTTCTCGATAGCAGTTGATTAAATATTTTTTTCAAGGCAACAGCTTGTTTATTCCGAGGGGAAATCAATTCTGAAGTAAACTCAATCTCTTTACCAACTTCATCCGAATCAGCAAAGATAATTTTGGGAGTAAATTGAGATTTTTCTGCTTCGATTTTCAGGAAATATGCAATTTCATCCTCCATTTCTGCCGTATCGATAACTGCTTGTTCGACAGCTTTTGTTAACAGCCGTAATTGTTCCTCTGGGGTATAATCTTCTATCTTTAGCAGAGGAGTTTTTCTTTTAGAAGTTCGCTCTTCTATAGTTTTACCTGTCCGCACTGTATCAGCAACCTGTTCGGCAACCCAGCCTAAATTAAAGTCTCTGAGCATCGCTGTCAGTTCTTGATAAGCTGTGGTATATTCTTTTTCATTCATTTGTTTTGCTCTTAACTTTTGAATGTTATTCTAAGATTATATCACTTGTTGCCGAATTAATCAAGAAAAATTTTGACTATCTGTACAAAAAAGATATGAACTAGAGGTAACACTGGGATTGGCCCTAACCAACGAAAGCGGTTGCTATATTAATACCATTGCGAACAATATATTAATGTCATTGCGAGCACCGCGCAGCAATCTCAAGACTGTGGGATTGCTTCGCGGTGCTCGCAATGACAGAAGATTGAGTTGGATTACAAGCAATCACATAGCTACCTTTGATTATATCCACCTACCTAAAACAATGATTTGACTCGATAACAAGCAAAATCATCAATGCCTAAAGAGCGATAAATTGTATCCCTTTGCCGATAATTTCGCCCTAAAGAACTAATCGCTCTTTGCAAATCTTCCACTGACTGACAACTACCACCAATCGCACCCGCCATTGTCGTAATATGTTCCTCCATCAAAGTACCGCCGATGTCATTGCAGCCCCATTTCAAAGCTTCCGTAGCTCCAGCAATTCCTAATTTTACCCAACTTGGTTGATGATTAACAATCCAATTGCCTAGAAAAATTCTAGAGACGGCTGTAAGTAACAGAATATCTGCCAAAACTGGCTGAACTCGCCCTACCCGTTTTCGCAGAGAAGGCGGTGCGTGCTGTCCAACAAAAGGCAATAAAATAAACTCAGTAATCCGAGCTGGATAGCCTTTCTCACAAGCAGTTTGCTGGAGCTTGCGTAATTTTTCCAAATGTAAAATCTGCTGTGATGCTGTTTCAATATGTCCGCACAACATCGTGCTAGTTGTTGGCAATCCTAATTTATGAGCGGTTTCTACAATTTCTAACCAAGTCGCTGAATTTAGTTTCTCAGGACAGATAATTTTCCGTACTGAATCGTCGAGGACTTCCGCTGCTGTTCCTGGCATTGAACCCACGCCGGCATCCCGCAAAGCAGCAATAACATAGCTGAAACTTAGGCTATCTTCTCTAGCAATAAATTGTATTTCCTGGGGCGAGAAAGCGTGTAAATGTAATTGAGGAAATTTATCCTTAATAGTTTCAACCAAGCGCAGATAATAAGGTAAAGAAGCTCCATTAATCTTAGCTTTAAGGTTTAATCCCCCCTGCATACAAATTTCCGTCGCGCCGAGATGGACTGCATCAGTTGCTTTTGCTAGAATTTGTTCCCAATCTAACCAAAAAGCGCCCGGATCTTCTTCATCGCGGCGAAAGGCACAAAAATTGCAGTGCTGTTCGCAAATATTGGTAAAATTAATATTGCGGTTGACTACGTAGGTGACAGTATCTCCTGCTTGCAAAGAACGAAGTCGATCGGCCGCAACTTGAATCGCAGCAATCCGATCTGGTTCTTTCTGCTGCAATAGCACTAATGCCTCGGTGGTTGATATATCGCAACCATCTAAGGCGCGACGAAGAATTAGATCCACAATTATTCCTTCCAGGCTCAGCGATAAAAGGTGTTTCCTAGAGCTAATGGCTTTTCGAGCTTAGCGCGACAATTAGCTAAATATTTATATATACTTCATTGTAGGATATGTAGAGCGATCGCGCGTTACCGAGAGCGAAAGCATCAAGTAGGCTTGAGTAACGCTATTGCTTCGCTTAATCTTACATTCCTTTAATTTTTAATTTTTAATTTTTAATTATTTCAACTATGGACTATCGGCGATCTAAAGATTAAAGTCTAAAAGTGCGATCTGCCAATTTCAGATATTATAACTATGAGTTTCAGCCAACCAAACAGCCTTTTGCCAGTGCCGTTAGGTGCATTTGAGGTTCCAGGACAGACAGTTGAGGGAACGCCGGTATCTTCTACGGATGCTGAAGTCGGCAATGCACCCATTTATTTTTCTCTGGTGATTCCGACTTACAACGAGAGCAAGAATGTCAAAGCCATTGTCGCGCAATTGAGCCAGTTACTCGACAGTAAAATTCCTGGGGAATATGAGCTAATTTTAGTGGATGATAACAGCCCCGATCGCACTTGGGAAGTTGCCCAGGGAATTATGGCTGACTATCCGCAGTTACAAGTAATGCGTCGCCAAGAAGAGCGAGGTCTTTCTACAGCGGTGATTCGCGGTTGGCAAGTGGCGCGGGGTGAGATTTTGGGGGTAATTGATGCGGATCTTCAACATCCACCGGAGACGCTGTTAGAACTTTTAGGGGAAATTGAGCGCGGCGCTGATTTGGCGGTGGCTAGTCGCCACGTTGCAGAGGGTGGTGTGAGCGACTGGAGTGTAGTCAGACGGGTTTTATCTCGCGGAGCTCAAACCATCGGGTTGGTGATCTTGCCGGGGGTTGTAGGAAGAGTTTCAGACCCAATGAGTGGCTATTTTATGGTGCGCCGTGATTCCATTGCTGGTAAGAAGATGAATCCTACTGGCTATAAAATTTTGATTGAGGTATTGGGAAGGGGAAATATTCGCTGGATTGGCGAAGTTGGCTATGTGTTTCAGGAGCGCCAAGAAGGGGAGAGCAAGGTGACATGGAAGCAGTACATTGAGTACCTGCAACACTTGCTGAGATTGCGTCTTGACCGTTGGCCCTTGGGTCGTTTTTTCCGGTTTGGGGTTGTGGGTTTTAGCGGGGTTTTTGTGGATATGGGGGTGTTTTATTTGCTGCGGACTGTACTCGGTTTGGCGCTAACTCGGAGTGCAATGTTGTCTTCGGAAGTGGCAATTATCAATAATTTCTTGTGGAACGATTTGTGGACTTTCGGGGATATTTCTAAGCGACAACCGGGAAAACGTCAGCAGTTTAAACGGTTTTTGAAGTTCAACCTGATTTGCTTGATGGGGTTGATTTTGAATGTGCTGTTGGTAAATTTGCTGTTTAATGTTTTTGCTGTTAATGAATATTTGGCTAAGCTGATTGCGATCGTGGCTGTGACGTTATGGAATTTTTGGATTAATATGAAGCTGAGCTGGCGGGTAACAGATGTGCAGAAATGATGGGGACGGAAGGTGAGGTAGGAAGTTAATTGTAGGTTTTTTCTGAGTTTAAAGGGGCTTCGACTTGCGGCAAAAATTTGATTTTAAACTTGATGCTTTACACTGGGTGCTACTTTTTGCCTGGACTGCGATCGCGGCGATGCTACGTTTTGCTAATTTGGATTCTAAGCCACTTTGGACGGATGAATTTTCGACGCTGGTTTTCAGTTTAGGCAATAGTTTTCAAGGAGTACCTTTGGATCGAGGGATTTCTTTAGAGGTGCTGTTGGCACCGCTAAAACCCCATCCGGGTGCGACTGTTGGGGATGCGATCGCGCGTTTGTTGACTGAAAGCAATCACCCGCCTGTTTATTTTGCTCTCGCTCACTGGTGGATGCAGATGTTTGCACCAGTGCAGGGGTATGCTTCCCTATGGGGTGCGCGATCGCTTGCTGCTTTTTTGGGTGTGGTTTCGGTTCCCGCTATCTATGGTTTAGGATGTCTTGCTTTTCGTTCCCGCTTAGTTGGACAAATGGCAGCGGCAATGATGGCGGTTTCTCCCTACTCTATTTATCTTGCTCAGGAAGCACGCCATTATACCCTGGCTATTTTATTAGTTATTGCTTCTTTGAGTTGTCTGGTAATGGCGACGCGGTATGCGGAAAAGCGGCTGGCTTTACCTGTTTGGCTGGGATTAATTTGGATTGTTGTTAATAGTTTAGGAATTGCCGTTCATTACTTTTTTAGTTTGACTCTCTGCGCTGAGGCTATAGTTTTTATTGCCATATTATGGCGGCAATTAAAAGGAGAAAACATCGGGGTTAAGACAATTTCTACTTTCTCCGGTTTTCCCGCTTCATTTTTATTACCCATTATTGGTACAATTGCCACTGGTTTAGTCTGGTTGCCCGTATTTTATTCTAGCAGATATGGTAGCGAATTAACTGAATGGATTCAAAGTAGCGATCGCACGGGTTTTGCTTTGATCAGTCCGATTTTTCAAGCACTGGCTGGTTGGATTACGATCGTATCTTTACTGCCAGTAGAATCATATTCGCTCTCTGTAGTGATTGTATCTGCGATCGCGATGGTCGTATATTTTCTCTGGGCGCTTCCCCTATTTTATAACGGCATCAAAGCCTGCTATTCTCTGCCAGAAAATCGTTTGTCTATAGTTGTCTTAGGCGGTTTTGTCTTGAGTGCGATCGCGCTATTTTTTGGCTTTACATATTTTCTTAACATTGACCTCACTCGCGGTGCGAGATACAACTTTGTTTACTTTCCAGCCGCGATCGTATTACTAGGTGCAAGTCTAGCTTTTATCTTTAACACATATACAGTAAAAAGTCAATTTTTTAAGCTTTTTTATATTAAACTTTCTGGTAAAAAAGCTGTAGTTCTGATTTTGATAATGGGGTTATTAAGTAGTGTAACTGTATTTTCAAATTTGGGTTATCAGAAATACTATAAACCTGACCTTTTAGTTTCTATTATCCGGGAAGTATCTACGGTTCCTGTTCTGATTGCTACTACTCATAATACTCACGTAC from Kamptonema formosum PCC 6407 includes the following:
- a CDS encoding CHAT domain-containing protein, with translation MQGLSKHRRTSLLTLNLAKDMKIYIKNKSLFLTARNKLKLESSELKKIRNQLVFPLLFLVFSFCFQVPSIKAQTIVPATDGTGTKVTPEGQHFDIEGGQLSSDKANLFHSFQQFGLSEGQIANFISNPDIRNILARVIGGDASIINGLIQVTGGNSNLFLINPSGIIFGANASLNVPGSFTATTATGIGIGANWFNAEGTNDYATLVGTPSSFAFPSGQPGTIINSADLAVKSGQNLTLLGGTVISIGTLSAPDGQVTVVSVPAENLVRISQEGHLLSLEIAPLSGGDSTNKPAKTDQASSSTTNTLDGPQGQPTPWTLPIATLPELLTGAGKNSATGISVNESGQVVLTGGNQTVAAGDVATQEVNAGAIAIQAAGNITINGNLTTVASTSSGPILLSATGNLTASGNISTSLGEISLSSSNGSIDIAKTTVTSEGGAIALEAETDIHAGAIDSHSKTIDGGNITLTSRTGIIEAGNLSSWSDAKNGDGGDIIVSALLSIKAGEIDAHSEDKQGGSVTLDPQDDIEVVFINTQGRTAGGDIDITAGRYFRATGSFISEPFCSEGCSLSAATTGSANAGVITIRHGGTALNTPFTVGPDYNGLNGTAGSIVTGGTSQPNSITYGSYDRPLPQRRGPTVIDITASTPASEPAPEPAPTPEPAPEPAPTPEPAPEPTPTPEPAPEPTPTPEPAPTPEPAPTPTPTPTPEPAPTPTPTPEPAPTPTPTPEPAPTPTPTPTPEPAPAPTPTPEPAPTPEPAPAPIIINLPPLPASAPAPVSASAPVSRVNIAPMPVPAPASVVAAPVSTVNIAPMPVPAPASVVAAPVSTVNIAPVPAASTPTVNVTPAPAVTLIPAPTVNITPVLLSELSIAITPAPIPTLNQTPVLNLIPNLDRTTTINPTPAIAPVPALSSPFPLNLEQQNQISNSLEQNSRSPSPQINIADLPINPNAIVLPQEERLTRDFVKYLSLPYPSRMATLQDAQNILTRIEKTTGVKPAIIYIGFMPKGSSAYQLENISSILQIDRQIQPSDELEMLIVTPKGVPIRKRISHTTRAQVVALAQDFRTEVTNPRKRNTTSYLPLAQQLYKLIVAPLEADLQTQGIKNLSFVSDTGLRSLPMAALHDGKGFLIERYSIGQMPSLSLTDTRFVNIKNSKVLAMGASRFAHLNPLPAVPLELSTITPQLWQGKSFLNEGFTLANLKGERQQQPYAIVHLATHAEFQGGNPSNSYIQLWDTKLRLDQLRQLKWNNPPVELLVLSACKTAVGDEEAELGFAGLAVQGGVKSAVASLWYVSDEGTLGLMTELYQHLKSTPIKAQALQEAQIAMIRGQIQINNGKLHTGSGELLLPLELVTRSNDNLSHPYYWAAFRMIGNPW
- a CDS encoding DUF3352 domain-containing protein, with amino-acid sequence MLKKDKTSLMLTVGAAVLLIAGGIGAYLLIVSRGPTKDLPLGASVIPQDAMMTISLSTDSKEWDKLREYGTPESKAALDRILGDLRDRLLTANGYGYQQDIQPWVGKEVTIAFLPNHSAPPVSSVAPAQQSVAVVMPIANPLKAKELLAQPKPVNQGKMVERNYKGIKVAEIQGVPDRNLSVAVLGSEYLVVTTDAKATDRAIDTYKGEASLATTPGFAESLEQIKTNQPFAQVYFNVPVSAAYASLNSARPISQQNLEKLETQGFATAVTLESEGMAFKSISWLKPNSQKKLAVENNAEQMLTRLPNNTLIAISGGNFQRLWQDYAQGADSNPIAPLPPESVRSGLKSSTGMDWDKDFINWMKGEFSLSLIPAPAASTTPGKFGAGFVFMVEASDRKAADKSLKQLDEVMKTKKFKVEETQAGGQPAVKWTAPFGGVSVTRGWMKNNVAFMTVGAPVTNAILPAPSNPLLGSEIFENTMRSELTPNNGNFFIDVERAFNPKNLAIPELPPNQKMWVDAIRSIGVTTAVVSDRTIRYDAFVQLKKVDRASTPPGPSPSVKSSPK
- a CDS encoding Txe/YoeB family addiction module toxin — its product is MSRRIVFESSGFAEFNEWAKLDKKIYRKIVELIKDIDRSPFEGLGKPEPLKYDLSGFWSRRIDNEHRLVYQVTDEEIVIVACKYHYSE
- the cofH gene encoding 7,8-didemethyl-8-hydroxy-5-deazariboflavin synthase subunit CofH: MDLILRRALDGCDISTTEALVLLQQKEPDRIAAIQVAADRLRSLQAGDTVTYVVNRNINFTNICEQHCNFCAFRRDEEDPGAFWLDWEQILAKATDAVHLGATEICMQGGLNLKAKINGASLPYYLRLVETIKDKFPQLHLHAFSPQEIQFIAREDSLSFSYVIAALRDAGVGSMPGTAAEVLDDSVRKIICPEKLNSATWLEIVETAHKLGLPTTSTMLCGHIETASQQILHLEKLRKLQQTACEKGYPARITEFILLPFVGQHAPPSLRKRVGRVQPVLADILLLTAVSRIFLGNWIVNHQPSWVKLGIAGATEALKWGCNDIGGTLMEEHITTMAGAIGGSCQSVEDLQRAISSLGRNYRQRDTIYRSLGIDDFACYRVKSLF